From Stegostoma tigrinum isolate sSteTig4 chromosome 4, sSteTig4.hap1, whole genome shotgun sequence, a single genomic window includes:
- the LOC125452718 gene encoding G-protein coupled receptor 6, which translates to MAVVASVNETMNLSSWLLALHSNSSLELQSEAPRLAVDPWDVMLCISGTAIACENALVVAILFYTPALRTPMFLLIGSLATADFLAGLGLILNFFFHYLIHSETINLITVGFLVGSFSASVNSLLAITIDRYLSLYNALTYYSERTVAYTHSMLAVAWGVSFCLGLLPVLGWNCLKDASTCSIVKPLTRSNLTLLSVSFFLIFLVMLHLYIKICKIVCRHAQQIALQQHFFATSYYVTTKKSVSTLAIIVGTFGTSWLPFAIYCLVGDHAYPTVYTYATLLPATYNSMINPIIYAFKNQEIQKATWVLFCGCFQSNSSLHSRSPSDV; encoded by the coding sequence ATGGCTGTGGTCGCCTCTGTAAATGAAACTATGAACCTATCGAGCTGGCTTCTTGCCCTGCACAGTAACTCTTCCCTGGAGCTGCAGTCAGAAGCGCCGCGGCTGGCTGTCGATCCCTGGGACGTGATGTTGTGTATATCGGGGACTGCCATCGCCTGTGAAAATGCTCTGGTCGTGGCCATTCTGTTCTACACTCCGGCTTTACGAACGCCTATGTTTTTGTTGATCGGCAGCCTGGCGACAGCGGACTTCCTGGCCGGACTTGGGCTCATCCTGAATTTCTTTTTCCATTACCTGATCCACTCGGAAACAATTAACCTCATCACCGTGGGTTTTTTAGTTGGCTCCTTCTCCGCTTCGGTGAACAGTCTGTTAGCCATAACGATCGACCGGTACCTTTCGTTGTATAACGCATTGACTTACTATTCGGAAAGGACGGTAGCCTACACCCACAGCATGCTGGCCGTGGCCTGGGGCGTTTCATTTTGTCTCGGGCTGCTTCCTGTGCTGGGATGGAACTGCCTAAAGGACGCATCTACCTGCAGCATCGTGAAGCCCCTGACTAGGAGCAATTTGACCCTGCTGTCAGTTTCCTTCTTTCTAATCTTTCTCGTTATGTTACACCTTTACATTAAAATATGCAAAATTGTGTGCCGCCATGCCCAGCAGATAGCCCTGCAGCAACACTTCTTCGCGACCTCTTACTATGTGACCACAAAGAAAAGCGTCTCCACTCTCGCTATCATCGTAGGCACCTTCGGGACAAGTTGGCTGCCTTTTGCCATCTACTGCTTGGTCGGGGACCATGCCTACCCGACTGTGTACACCTATGCCACTCTCCTCCCTGCTACTTACAACTCCATGATAAACCCCATCATTTATGCTTTCAAGAATCAGGAGATCCAGAAAGCTACCTGGGTTTTATTTTGTGGGTGTTTCCAGTCCAATTCCTCCCTGCATTCAAGGTCACCGAGTGATGTGTAG